Within Sorghum bicolor cultivar BTx623 chromosome 2, Sorghum_bicolor_NCBIv3, whole genome shotgun sequence, the genomic segment GGTTTGTGTGACAAGCCTGATTACAGTTCCTATTGccaaaatcataaaaaaaaactattgcAGAGTTTAGCAAACCTAGCCGCAAATACCCTTGCcagaaaaaaatatttccaaATATTTCTGCAGCAGGTTCAGGCAATAAATGAAAGGCATGTTTGCATTTATATGCAATATTCGTAACTAAAATGCATACATATTCTACATGAACAAGCATCCAAAGCCAGATGAACGTTTCAGTGAATTTCGGTTTGCATCTAGAATCTAGAAACATATAATTTACTGATTAACACTACTAGTTGGGAATTACAGCACCAAATCCTTCTCCATGACTAACCAAAAGCACCATTGAACCAGCACTAGCAACCGAGACTAACTGACCTTGCTGCAATTGAAGAGGAGCTTATGGCTGCCGCCTGCGTCCAATCGCAAGGAACACATCCAGACATCCTGCACCCAAATCATCAAGTTGAATCAAGAAGGGGAAGAGGAGGAGTAGGAGATGTTGCAAACGCCAAGCTGGGGAAGGGATCTGGTTGAGGGGCACCTGGATCTGGTAGAAGCGTTGGAGGAGCACAAGCAGGAGAGGCGGTTGCGGCCACTCCTGGTGCGGCGAGCTCGCCGATGCCGAACCCGACATCAACTGTCGGTGTCGACCAAGCAACCCTAACCTAGGGCTTCAAGACCGCGATCGCAACCAGTTGCGATGACGAGCTGTGAGGGTGAGGGGGCGAGGGAGACGACACCAGAAGGGtcctcggcggcggcgaagcAGGGCTCATGCGGCGGAAGAAGGGAGTGCGACCTGAACCGTGCGAAGGAGGGAGCGGCGAAGCGTCTGCTTGACTCCTCCCCCACGATCTCGAAATTAGAATAGAACGGAAAAAATATCTAGACATAATAAGGTGGAGCCGGGTGTGGTTTGCGGGGGAGCGCCGCTCGGTGATTTGGCCTCGGGTACCGATTATTATTCAGTACCCAGGGTATAATAtagagaatatatatatatatatatatatatatatatatatatatatatatatatatatatatatatatatatatatatatatattatgcatGATTGCTGCTGCTGTGTTGAGAGAAGCTATCTgtagtttgttttttttatcttAAGTGATCTGAACTATATCTGAACTGGTATATGTGATCTGAACTATATCTTGGTCACTGCTATTTTCTATCTTAAGTCTGATGCTTGTGAGAAATGACCACATTCAGTTTTGTTGTGAAAAGTCTGATGCTTGTGAAAAGTCTGATGCTTGTTGCTCACGGCCTGTTGCTCATGGTCTGATGCTCACGGCCTGTTTTCTGTTGAAATGgcctgatgcttgcttctagtgTGAATCGGTGTGAATAGTGATAATTGTTGCTGCTGAACTGCTTTGCTTCATGGCCTGTTGCTCACGACTTGCTTTTCAGTGAGTTTTGGTATGAATTGGCTACACGATTAACGATGTATATGATCCCATACACATGCAGCATTTAAGTGCGATTATCAGCCTAGGAAACATCACAATGAAACTGTTGCATTGTGGAGGGTGTTTCAATGTTTGTTTCATGGAGGCTTTGTCAGTAATTTTGTTTGGGAAACTGTGCAATGACACCAtacactgagactggcctaagccaTAAGTATCATTCGCTAATTTATTGTTAGAGAAAAACAATATTGAATGACTTACCGTTTTAGCAGATAAGCTCAAACTACCGGGACCTGGTACCTTAATTACCCAAACAAAACAAGCGTACTAGTCGCATGTGTTGCTCACGTCATCCACCAATAATGGAGGATCCCACGATCCACACCGTGACAAAGACCAGGGCCATAGCCTTGCCGGCCGGCCAGGCCGCCCGCCGGCCTCGACCTATCCGCACGTCTTGTCGACTATTATCCCTCTTCATTCATACATTTCTCCATCACAACGCCATCACCACCAAGAACAACAAGATCACACAAGTCAGGGAAACGTGCTACAGTACTATACACGGACCATGGcaccatcatcaccaccacCGTTCCTCGTTCTTTCCGTCGCGctgtggctgctgctgctcgccTCCTCGCACACGCGCGGCGCCGAGGCCGCGCCGCCCAACACGGAGGCGCTGTCGCTGCTGTGCAACGGCGCGTCCTACGGCGCCGGGGACCCCTTCGCGACGAGCCTGGCGTACGTGCTGTCGGAGCTGGTGTCCGCCACGCCGGCCAGGGCCGGCGGCCACGACTTCTACGACATCTCCCCGTACCCGGCCGCCTTCGCGTACGGGCACGCCGCGTGCCGGGCGGCGCTGTCCGCGCCGGACTGCGCGACCTGCCTCCGCTCCGCCGTCAGCCAGATGGACGCCTCCTGTGGCCACAGCGTCGGCGCCagggccgtgctcgtcgactgcAGCGTGCGTTACGAGCAGTACGCGTTCGTGGATTAATTCGTCGCTTGATTTCCAGTAGCTCCTTTCGATTTGGCCGGCTGGATGTGTTCCAAAGTAATCCACTTTGTCCAACATTTATCCTTGTTGTCTTGTTGATTAGTAGCAGTTAGCACTCCAGGAAGGCACAGTTCGTGCCTTGTAATTGTGTTGGCCAAAATGTATGTCTTGTATGTTCGTGCGAACTTATTCGCTTggacttatcagccgaatctgtcagctattcagcagtgtttttctctcacaataaatcagctaaCAATAATTTctgccatggcttatcagcGAAACGATATAAtttatgtaaaagcacaaaaaaATAACATATAAATCAAGTAGCTATTTATAAAAAATGGCATATGGATTTTCCCCATTTTCTTATGCAGACGCATACCACATTCCttgaaaatataataaaatttcTAGAAATACTGATAAGTAAATAATCAAATCATGCATCAATATATTGATAGGAATTTTTATAGCATTTTTAGATCCAGTGTGTATAGAATTTAAAATTTCCTAGAAATAAAACAaaagttttaatttttttaataaacaaATTGTAGCCTTGGGCCGAATTTGGTCTGGCCCATTTCTTCACCTTCTATTCTTGGGCTTGCTCGGCCTGCGGACTGACCCCTCCTCCCTCTCTATTCAGCCTAGCAGTGGCCCAGCCATTTATCCAATCGTTTTTTCTTTTTCGAATTAAACTAGTCAACCAATCTTCCAAAATTAATATCTCACCTATTCAAAGTTCAATTGATTTTAATTTTTCTTACTTAATTCATATACTCAAATATTGTCCTAAGCAAAAATTACTTCAAATTTTTAGTCAATaacatatttttatataatttaaatattTTACCTATTTAAAGAATGCcttcaaatttgaactacatAAACTACAAAATATTTTACACAAATCATTATATTCATGCATTTTAAATATCAAATATAACTTTGTAACTAACAATGCAAATGTTTTATACCATTGTATTCTTGCATTGAGCCCTTTtgagaagattttggtggtgtcAAGGTATTCTGTTGTTAGCTTTATGAAATGAATTTCTTACTGCACTTTCAGTTACTATtagtgtgtaacaaactttatGCCTTGCATAGACTAAAGAAAAAAATAGTTTTACACTTTCAAAACCCTGACATTGGATTTTAATATATCAACTAGtgcgattggacaatatttaaccTATAGTGCTATTTAACTTAAAATCTCTACTTTAAGCATGATACTAGTATATACTCCTCACATTAAATCCTAAATATCATGATTATTTGTTCTATGAAGTTGCAACCTAGCTAATACCCATATTTCACTGACATGGGGTACTAAATAAAGATATTTTTAACTAAAACCATCATGTCAATTTTTATTGACCTTTTTTTCTACTTCAAATGTGGCTTGTAGTGAGATTCTAATGCAGTATTCAACATAGCTATTACTTTAGAGTTTAATACACGTATATAAAAAGGTAGACCATGTCTAGCTTCACACTTACAATTTTATCTAGCCCAATGTGGTTTGGTTTCTGATAACTTCTTGTAATAATGCGTTCATATTGCCCAAAATGCATGTTCGCATGCAGGCTCTTTTCGTTTATGCTCATGCGGTCCGTGTTCAACCCACCAAACTCTTGTCTTGGCTATCCAGCCACCTCCCAAACGATTTGCATGTGGAAATCGTTTGAGCTAATTGACCGATACAACTGAGCAATCTAGTCAGTCTCGAAGGCACTTGCTAATAGTAGAGACAAACGAATCATTGTATTTTTCTTAGGAATTTAAAACCTTGATCAATATTcagtcaaataaaaatattttttatcaaaTAAACTATTATGCTATAATTTATATGTAAAAGGAAAAACACAACATACATAATCAAGCCATTATTTATGTAAAACATCTTATGGATTTTTTTCTTCCTTTTCTCATGTGGACGCATACCACATTCCTTGAACATATAATAAAATGCCCTAAAATACTAAGCAAATAAATCCTCAAATTGTGCATTAAATTTTATGTGGCACCAATATATTTTAGGGAATTTTAAAGCATTGTTACAACGAGTTTGTATGGAATTCTATAAATATAAATTTCCTAGAAATAaaacaaaagtttttttttgataaaCACATCCTAGCCTTGGGCGGAATTCAGTCTGacccatctcctcatcttctgtTTTTGGGCTTGCTCCGCCTGCGGGCTGACCACCCTCCTCCCTCTCTATTCCGCCTAGCAGTGGCCCAGCCATTTATCGAATCAGTTTTTTTTCCCCACATTTAGTTACTAGCAaaagtgcccgtgcgttgcaacgaaaaaattataaattacCAAAAAAGTTTTTATTAACAATGTAAAGACTATAATCTTGAATAAACTTGTCATGGGTCCATAAGATAGACTTTTAGTAAGAGATAAGTACTAACTACAACAGATCCAGCATTGGGTCAACCAGGACATGAAACCTACGCCAGCGCCACTGAGTGTATGGAGGCTCCCGTTCTGGCTACAAATTTATAGTTACTAAAGCTTACAATAAGAGGCTAAATGTACAAAATAAGAAAGATATGTCTCTCGTAGCATATGTTTATAGTTCCACCACTTAGCACAAACTTAAATTGAAGCTTGATCATAATAGGCCTATTCAAATAATGCATCACTTTAGAAAAAAAACTCTAAATCGAATTATTCTTAATGAAAATTTTTATTGGGCTAAAGCATCGAAGC encodes:
- the LOC8057331 gene encoding antifungal protein ginkbilobin-2, whose translation is MAPSSPPPFLVLSVALWLLLLASSHTRGAEAAPPNTEALSLLCNGASYGAGDPFATSLAYVLSELVSATPARAGGHDFYDISPYPAAFAYGHAACRAALSAPDCATCLRSAVSQMDASCGHSVGARAVLVDCSVRYEQYAFVD